Proteins encoded in a region of the Vanessa atalanta chromosome 23, ilVanAtal1.2, whole genome shotgun sequence genome:
- the LOC125073038 gene encoding nuclear hormone receptor HR96, translated as MDSVSESNAKTEDTSGQKKELPSNLQKICLVCGDKALGYNFNAISCESCKAFFRRNALTNKEFKCPFSNNCEITVVTRRFCQKCRLEKCLSVGMVKEFIMSDEDKAEKRRKIEENRAKKRQIQDSDDSVSSSKNFRRDDDMTNSYTPSVQESSVLQYDVLNSTTCSPHSTVQSPVNNDMENSLNSPPVYNQYAPVQSTEQPYTMKVYPIDEKTVINQALYEQRLMEQYNICDSVESMYQSPKQNSIRSILTNGETKDQHVCEEMPSTSSNPDVNKARDILQDVERIEPNSMESILCEAIKLEFEAYTSISSCSGSSRELNEVERAKLNELIVANKALNAPIDDDISQLIGDTATAELKDGNGKHDPRLITIVNLTAIAIRRLIKMAKKINAFKNMCEEDQVALLKGGCIEMMVLRSTMTYDGQRNQWKLPHSHEQYGCIQTDVLKLAKGNIYRSHESFIRSFDPRWRMDENIILIMSAILLFTPDRAKVVHRDVIKLEQNSYYYLLRRYLESVYPGCEAKSTFLKLIQKILELRKLAEEVTGVYLDVHPIEPLLMEIFDLKHHAA; from the exons ATGGATAGTGTAAGTGAGAGTAATGCTAAGACGGAGGATACGAGTGGACAGAAGAAAGAACTGCCTTCAAATCTGCAAAAGATTTGTCTTGTGTGTGGTGATAAGGCTTTAGGTTACAACTTTAACGCTATTTCGTGCGAAAGCTGTAAGGCGTTTTTTCGTAGAAACGCATTAACAAATAAGGAGTTTAAGTGTCCATTTTCCAATAACTGTGAGATAACTGTGGTAACGAGAAGATTCTGTCAGAAGTGTCGTCTAGAAAAATGCTTATCTGTGGGTATGGTGAAGGAGTTCATCATGTCTGACGAAGATAAAGCGGAGAAGAGACGGAAAATAGAAGAAAACAGAGCGAAAAAACGTCAGATACAAGATTCAGACGACTCTGTGTCCAGTTCTAAGAATTTTAGACGAGACGATGATATGACAAATTCTTATACGCCTTCGGTACAAGAGTCTAGTGTATTGCAGTATGATGTGCTCAATAGTACTACATGTAGCCCACACAGTACCGTACAGTCGCCGGTGAACAATGACATGGAAAACTCTTTAAACTCTCCGCCTGTTTATAATCAATATGCACCGGTACAAAGTACAGAACAGCCCTACACAATGAAAGTATATCCGATTGATGAAAAAACGGTTATCAATCAAGCATTATATGAACAAAGACTCATGGAACAGTACAACATTTGTGACAGTGTGGAGAGCATGTATCAATCGCCCAAACAGAACAgtataag ATCTATTTTGACTAACGGTGAAACTAAAGATCAGCATGTCTGCGAGGAGATGCCTTCCACGAGCAGCAACCCCGACGTAAACAAAGCCAGAGATATACTACAGGATGTCGAGAG AATAGAACCAAATTCAATGGAATCAATATTGTGCGAAGCGATCAAACTGGAGTTCGAGGCGTACACCTCGATCAGTAGCTGCAGCGGCTCGTCTAGAGAGTTGAACGAG GTGGAAAGAGCAAAGTTGAATGAGCTGATCGTGGCCAACAAGGCGTTGAATGCGCCCATCGACGACGACATCTCGCAGCTCATCGGGGACACCGCCACCGCCGAGCTCAAG GATGGCAACGGAAAACACGACCCGAGGCTGATAACAATAGTGAACCTTACGGCGATAGCAATAAGGAGGCTAATCAAAATGGCGAAGAAAATTAACGCCTTCAAAAATATGTGCGAAGAGGATCAG GTGGCGCTGTTAAAAGGAGGTTGTATAGAAATGATGGTCCTTCGAAGTACAATGACATATGATGGCCAAAGAAATCAATGGAAG CTCCCCCACAGCCACGAGCAGTACGGCTGCATCCAGACCGACGTGCTGAAGCTCGCCAAGGGCAACATCTACCGCTCGCACGAGTCGTTCATTCGCTCGTTCGACCCGCGATGGCGGATGGATGAGAACATCATACTCATCATGTCGGCCATCCTGCTGTTCACGCCCGACCGCGCCAAGGTCGTGCACCGTGACGTCATCAAGCTGGAGCAG AACTCGTATTACTACCTCCTCCGGAGGTACTTAGAGAGCGTATACCCAGGCTGTGAAGCAAAGTCCACCTTCCTGAAACTCATCCAGAAGATTCTAGAACTGAGGAAGCTCGCCGAGGAGGTGACGGGAGTGTACCTCGACGTGCATCCGATAGAACCATTGCTTATGGAGATATTTGACTTAAAACATCACGCCGCATGA